Below is a window of Camelina sativa cultivar DH55 chromosome 11, Cs, whole genome shotgun sequence DNA.
AAAGTTGGTCCAAACTTCAGCACGAATGGTGTTGTCACTCTCAGCAATCCCAATCACCTCAAGGTAACTAGTTAAAGGCGGTTGAGGCGATCCCTTGACAACAATCTGTTGATCATCAGTCGATTTACCAACCACGGATCCAATTTCTGACCTGATCACTTGAATCACTGCTCTCACTTTCTGACCAATGTACCTTCTCAACAACGCTCCATTCACAAATACAGCAGGACTTGTTGTATCCATTTTtctctataacaaaaaaaaaaaaaaaaaaaaaaNCCCCACAACATTGTTATTAGTCTTTTCCTCATTTGATGTAACGCACATACAAAACCTAAGTTatcaaatttcatatttatctAAGTCAAAACAAAAGTATTTATCCCTAAAGCAAAGAGAAGAACATAACTACCAAAAACGACTTAAGCAGACCTAAAGATTCGAAATTCTTACTAAGGACTTGTGATTTGACAGTACCCGGAAGACGAAATGAGAGACGGCGGATACAATTTCCGGTGAGTGTTCGGCGGgaagaaaaacctaatttttcttgatttactaattgagaagatgagagagagagagagagaggtcggCTCGAGAAATAATAATAGTGTTAACCGAACCGGTTTATAAGGAATCTAAACCGCttgaatttttggtttaatcaatGACACGTCagctattaaaaataattaataaaaccttttagaaaaaggaaacaaattaatgaataaaaacCCTATTTATATCGCTGATACACCTCCCAGAATCGTTAATCTCAAGTTTTAGCCACCGCTAATCTCTCTGCTCTTCTTCTCCCCCTGACTGAGTTGTTTTTGATAATTCGAACGACCATCCAATTTTTCGAGAGATCTGATTTAGCAGTTTCATCTTTAATCTTCTTAAGGTAATATCATACATAACTATTTcatactgattttttttttttccttcgagGTTTGGTTACGGAAACTAGggtttactttgtttttgtttttgcttgcgGAGTAATTTTCCTGCATATCTCTGCTTCGAACGATATGAATCT
It encodes the following:
- the LOC104723203 gene encoding replication protein A 14 kDa subunit B — protein: MDTTSPAVFVNGALLRRYIGQKVRAVIQVIRSEIGSVVGKSTDDQQIVVKGSPQPPLTSYLEVIGIAESDNTIRAEVWTNFGDSFDAQNYNELCKLANGEFRHLFI